One part of the Anaeromyxobacter sp. Fw109-5 genome encodes these proteins:
- a CDS encoding class I adenylate-forming enzyme family protein, translating into MNSPFLHEWLFFHAARRPDAPAVATPALRLTYGELATRVRALAAHLAEHGVAAGDRVVLAVPNTPATVVAGLAVNALGGTAVEVNREWGGEVLSGVVAQTGARHAVIWGRDLRTWAGVAARSRLDAVWVLHAAGLPEALPGVASTSVLLEDGRLHAAAPASPPPSPELRPDSPALILYTSGSTGRPRGVVQTFRNVDANTRSIVQYLGLGADDRALLVLPLYYCYGRSVLQTHLFAGGSVFLDSRFAFPRVVLDALASEQCTGFAGVPLTFEIIRRQVNVASMAFPRLRYLTQAGGAMAPETIDWVRRAFEPAKLFVMYGQTEATARLSYLPPGRAEDKRGSIGVPIPGVELRVVDEQGRELAPGAVGHLVARGGNVTLGYLDEPEATAEILREGWLWTGDLAYRDSEGFLFHQGRSKEILKVGGHRVSPVEIEHVIADHPDVAEAAVIGIRHDLVGEVPAAFVVGRAGRSPSEAALLQHCREQLPPYKVPVKFTVVEALPRNEAGKLLRAELARRASE; encoded by the coding sequence GTGAACTCGCCGTTCCTGCACGAATGGCTCTTCTTCCACGCCGCCCGCCGGCCCGACGCCCCGGCGGTGGCGACCCCCGCGCTGCGCCTGACCTACGGCGAGCTCGCCACCCGGGTACGCGCGCTGGCCGCGCACCTCGCGGAGCACGGGGTCGCGGCGGGGGACCGGGTCGTGCTCGCCGTGCCGAACACCCCGGCGACCGTCGTCGCCGGGCTCGCCGTGAATGCGCTCGGCGGCACGGCCGTGGAGGTGAACCGGGAGTGGGGCGGAGAGGTGCTCTCCGGGGTCGTCGCCCAGACCGGTGCCCGCCACGCGGTGATCTGGGGGCGCGACCTCCGAACCTGGGCCGGCGTCGCCGCGCGCTCGCGGCTCGACGCCGTCTGGGTGCTCCACGCGGCCGGGCTCCCGGAGGCGCTGCCGGGCGTCGCGTCCACCTCGGTCCTCCTCGAGGACGGCCGGCTGCACGCGGCGGCCCCGGCTTCGCCGCCGCCGTCACCCGAGCTGCGGCCCGACTCGCCGGCGCTCATCCTGTACACGTCCGGGAGCACCGGCCGGCCGCGCGGGGTCGTGCAGACGTTCCGCAACGTCGACGCGAACACCCGATCGATCGTGCAGTACCTCGGACTCGGCGCGGACGACCGCGCCCTGCTGGTCTTGCCGCTCTACTACTGCTACGGCCGCAGCGTGCTGCAGACGCACCTGTTCGCCGGCGGCTCGGTGTTCCTCGACAGCCGCTTCGCGTTCCCCCGGGTGGTCCTGGACGCGCTCGCCTCGGAGCAGTGTACGGGCTTCGCCGGGGTCCCGCTCACGTTCGAGATCATCCGGCGGCAGGTGAACGTGGCGTCGATGGCGTTCCCCAGGCTGCGATACCTCACCCAGGCCGGAGGCGCCATGGCGCCGGAGACCATCGACTGGGTGCGCCGCGCGTTCGAGCCGGCGAAGCTGTTCGTCATGTACGGACAGACCGAGGCGACGGCACGCCTCTCGTACCTGCCGCCCGGCAGGGCGGAGGACAAGCGCGGCTCCATCGGCGTCCCCATCCCCGGGGTCGAGCTGCGCGTGGTCGACGAGCAGGGCCGTGAGCTGGCGCCCGGCGCCGTGGGGCACCTCGTGGCGCGCGGGGGCAACGTGACCCTCGGATACCTCGACGAGCCCGAGGCGACCGCGGAGATCCTGCGCGAAGGGTGGCTCTGGACCGGGGACCTCGCCTACCGAGACTCCGAGGGGTTCCTGTTCCATCAGGGACGCTCGAAGGAGATCCTGAAGGTCGGTGGCCATCGGGTGAGCCCCGTGGAGATCGAGCACGTCATCGCGGACCACCCCGACGTCGCCGAGGCCGCGGTGATCGGGATCCGGCACGACCTCGTGGGCGAGGTCCCCGCCGCGTTCGTCGTCGGCCGGGCGGGCAGGAGCCCGAGCGAGGCGGCCTTGCTCCAGCATTGCCGCGAGCAGCTGCCGCCCTACAAGGTGCCCGTCAAGTTCACCGTCGTCGAGGCGCTCCCGCGCAACGAGGCGGGCAAGCTCCTGCGCGCGGAGCTCGCCCGCCGCGCCTCCGAGTGA